A window of Malania oleifera isolate guangnan ecotype guangnan chromosome 5, ASM2987363v1, whole genome shotgun sequence contains these coding sequences:
- the LOC131155766 gene encoding uncharacterized protein LOC131155766, producing MASEERRRGKKKMAISLTGGGGGGTIGGVVVWGGALAAATLISAFAISRRRPTDKDPPNPPVVSMKLKPTEVDCAESDKGNQGLRSLLQNPSSVDQNSSQNSDGTSKMRDTQIEYSKLATTEILISEDQKPEPQANGWEESLSLDHQEILFSDDGSEDTGIGREESSLPGSYVDSRVRSDSCEDTLTEGNEVGAMGEMLHPVDATLISEQGRSFRQLIVEEVVDEEGNAEGGGGGDGGNEEEDNIAEESSEGEDASIEEAIEEETENDRCETAHVGLLLEDHNPLRQSFVVIEEEEEEEEDGDDDEEEEEIEEESEEGENEFVETSEEEEEDDDEEDEDIEENGESSEETRSSSVESTAEAIWPAETIEDLPMEFKKMRPHVQSPAEKIEVEEEMVVNEMTRKSIMSLNKRETDELVSTQLAYAAKLMIRKGPMLVLMLMLVTMLLLAHQKAMHGHFLNHGESFF from the exons ATGGCGTCGGAGGAACGCCGGAGAGGAAAGAAGAAGATGGCGATCAGCCTCaccggcggcggcggcggcggcacTATTGGAGGAGTCGTTGTGTGGGGCGGAGCGTTGGCTGCTGCAACTCTGATATCGGCTTTTGCAATCAGTAGGAGGAGACCTACCGACAAAGACCCACCAAATCCCCCTGTCGTATCCATGAAATTGAAGCCAACAGAGGTTGATTGCGCCGAGAGCGACAAAGGAAACCAAGGGCTTCGTTCTCTTCTTCAAAATCCATCGTCTGTGGATCAAAATTCAAG CCAAAATAGCGATGGAACATCGAAGATGCGCGATACCCAGATTGAGTACTCCAAGTTGGCGACGACTGAGATTTTAATCAGT GAAGATCAAAAGCCCGAGCCTCAAGCCAATGGATGGGAGGAGAGCCTTTCCCTTGATCATCAGGAGATTCTGTTCTCTGATGATGGTTCAGAGGATACTGGGATCGGCAGGGAGGAATCATCCTTGCCTGGTTCTTATGTTGATTCCCGTGTCAGGAGTGATTCCTGCGAGGACACATTGACAGAAGGCAATGAAGTAGGGGCAATGGGTGAAATGCTTCATCCAGTTGATGCAACTTTGATTTCAGAGCAAGGCAGGTCATTTAGGCAATTGATTGTAGAGGAAGTGGTGGATGAGGAGGGCAATGCAGAAGGTGGTGGAGGAGGAGATGGTGGTAATGAAGAGGAGGACAACATTGCAGAGGAAAGTTCAGAGGGTGAGGATGCATCTATAGAAGAAGCCATTGAAGAAGAGACAGAGAATGACAGATGTGAAACCGCTCATGTAGGACTGTTGTTGGAAGACCATAACCCATTAAGGCAATCCTTTGTtgttattgaagaagaagaagaagaagaagaggatggtgatgatgatgaggaggaggaggagattgAAGAGGAAAGCGAAGAGGGTGAGAATGAATTTGTAGAAACTagtgaggaagaagaagaagatgatgatgaggaaGATGAGGACATTGAGGAGAATGGGGAGAGCTCCGAAGAAACGCGGAGTTCCTCGGTGGAGTCTACTGCAGAGGCAATTTGGCCAGCAGAAACAATAGAGGATTTGCCTATGGAATTCAAGAAAATGAGGCCCCATGTTCAGAGTCCAGCTGAGAAGATTGAAGTGGAAGAAGAGATGGTAGTCAATGAAATGACCAGAAAATCAATTATGAGTCTGAACAAGAGGGAAACAGACGAGCTTGTAAGCACGCAGCTAGCATACGCAGCCAAACTGATGATTCGGAAGGGGCCAATGTTGGTGCTGATGCTAATGCTGGTGACGATGCTTCTGCTTGCCCATCAGAAAGCTATGCATGGTCACTTTCTTAATCATGGTGAAAGCTTTTTCTAG